The Mycolicibacterium brumae DNA window ACCACGGTTCGCGTCGGCGGGGTCGCGTCCGGGCGCAGGCCGCTGGGTCCGTCTTCGGCAGGCATCCCGGCGACCTGGAACGGGTCGGAGAAGACCGACACCGGCTCACCGTCGACGCGGTGCGCGCAGCCGGAGACCACGACGGCGATCCCGGCCAGTGCCAGGACGGCGCGCAGCCGTGGTGAGCGCATGGGACGCCTTTCTGCCGGTCCGGGTCTGGCCAGGATAGTGCGCGGTCAGCCTTTCGGCGCCGCGTCGCCGGGCTCGTCTCCGTCGGCGTGCTCAGACCGCAACCGGCGCAAGGATTTTCGGACCTGCTCGCCGTCGGTGGTGGCCCAGAATGGCGGCAGTGAGGCGCGCAGGAAGCCGCCGTAGCGGGCGGTGGCCATCCGGGAGTCCAGGATCGCGACCACCCCGCGGTCGTCGGCGCGGCGCAGCAATCGGCCCGCGCCCTGGGCCAGCAGCAGCGCGGCGTGGCTGGCGGCCACCGCCATGAACCCGTTGCCGCCGCGCGCGGCCACCGCCCGCTGCCGCGCGGTGAGCAGTGGGTCGTCGGGCCGGGGGAACGGGATCCGGTCGATCAGCACCAGTGACAGCGACGGGCCCGGAACGTCGACGCCCTGCCACAGCGACAGGGTGCCGAACAAGGAGGTCTGCGGATCCCCGGCGAAGCGCTCCACCAGCGCGGCGGTGGCGTCCTCACCCTGGCACAGCACCGGGGTGTCCAGTCGCTCACGCATCGCCTCGGCTGCGGCCCGGGCGGCACGCATCGAGGAGAACAGCCCCAGGGTGCGGCCGTCGGCGGCGGCGATCAGTTCCGCGATCTCGGTGTACTGGGCGTCGGACCCGCTGCCGTCGCGCCCCGGCGGCGGCAGATGCTTTGCGACATAGAGGATTCCGGAGCGAGCGTGGGTGAACGGGGAACCGACGTCCAGGCCGCGCCAGCGCACCGGGGTCGGGCCGCCCTCCAGTCCCCAGCCGCGGGCCATCGCGTCGAACGAGCCGCCCAGCGTCAGGGTCGCCGAGGTGAGCACCGTGGTGGTCTCGGCGAACAGTCGGCCGCGCAGCAATCCCGCGACCTGCAGCGGCGCGACCCTCAAGACGGCCCTGACCTGACCGCGCACCTCGTCGCGATCCAGCCACACCACGTCGAGCCGGTCCGGGATGGCGGGGGCAAAGGAGTCCAGCACTCGCGCGGCGGTGTCGCCGAGGTCCTCCAGCGCGGCAATGGCCTCGTTGCGGGCGGCGGCGGCCTTCGGGTCGGTCGGGGAGGCGTCGATCGCGCCCCGGGCGGCGCGCGCGGCGTCGCGCAGCAGCGTCAGCACCCGGCCGAGTTCCTCATCGAGGAAGTCGATGCGGCCGGTCTCGTGGTCGTGCAGCACCGCGGCGACGTTCGCGGTGGCCGCCTCCAGGCGCTGGGACAGCTCGGCGTCCACCAGCCGGCCCACCCTCCGCAGCGCGACGCCCATCCCGGTGGCCGACAACTCCCCGGTTGCCACCCCGGTCACCCGGTCCACCAGGTCGTGGGCCTCGTCGACCACCAGCAGCCCGTGCTCGGGCAGCACCGCGGCGTCGTTGATCGCGTCGATGGCCAGCAGCGCGTGGTTGGTGACGACGACGTCGGCGCGGCCGGCCTCGGCGCGGGCTTTTTCCGAGTGGCACTCGGTGGCGTACGGGCAGCGCGACGGGCCCAGGCACTCCCGCGCCGACACGCTGACCTGCGTCCAGGCCCGGTCGGTGACGCCGGGGCGCAGTTCGTCGCGGTCCCCGGTCTCGGTGTCGGAGGCCCACTCATTGAGCCGCACCACCTCGCGCCCCAGCGAGCTCGCGGCGACCGGGTTGAACAATTCCTCTTGCGGCACATCGGGTTCGGCGTCGGACCCACTGTGCAGCTTGTTCAGGCACAGATAGTTGCCGCGGCCCTTGAGCAAGGCGAAGGTCGGCGTTCTGGGCAGCACGCCGTCGAGCGCCTGGGTCAGCCGGGGCAGATCGCGGTCGACGAGCTGACGTTGCAGCGCGATCGTCGCCGTGGACACCACTACCGGACCGTTGCCGTCGGCGGCGTGTTTAATCGCCGGCACCAGGTAGGCCAACGACTTGCCGGTGCCGGTCCCGGCCTGCACCGCGAGGTGCTCGCCGGTGTCAAACGCCTTGTCGACGGCCTGCGCCATCTGCAGCTGACCGTCGCGCCGGGCGCCCCCGAGCGCGGCGACGGCCGCGTCGAGCAATTCCGATACCGATGCCGTGATAGCTCCTAGGACGCGCCGGGCGCGATGATCCGGGTGGCGATGGCCGGCTCACCGTGGGAGAGCTTGAGACCTTCCCACGGCAAGC harbors:
- a CDS encoding ATP-dependent DNA helicase, whose protein sequence is MTASVSELLDAAVAALGGARRDGQLQMAQAVDKAFDTGEHLAVQAGTGTGKSLAYLVPAIKHAADGNGPVVVSTATIALQRQLVDRDLPRLTQALDGVLPRTPTFALLKGRGNYLCLNKLHSGSDAEPDVPQEELFNPVAASSLGREVVRLNEWASDTETGDRDELRPGVTDRAWTQVSVSARECLGPSRCPYATECHSEKARAEAGRADVVVTNHALLAIDAINDAAVLPEHGLLVVDEAHDLVDRVTGVATGELSATGMGVALRRVGRLVDAELSQRLEAATANVAAVLHDHETGRIDFLDEELGRVLTLLRDAARAARGAIDASPTDPKAAAARNEAIAALEDLGDTAARVLDSFAPAIPDRLDVVWLDRDEVRGQVRAVLRVAPLQVAGLLRGRLFAETTTVLTSATLTLGGSFDAMARGWGLEGGPTPVRWRGLDVGSPFTHARSGILYVAKHLPPPGRDGSGSDAQYTEIAELIAAADGRTLGLFSSMRAARAAAEAMRERLDTPVLCQGEDATAALVERFAGDPQTSLFGTLSLWQGVDVPGPSLSLVLIDRIPFPRPDDPLLTARQRAVAARGGNGFMAVAASHAALLLAQGAGRLLRRADDRGVVAILDSRMATARYGGFLRASLPPFWATTDGEQVRKSLRRLRSEHADGDEPGDAAPKG